One genomic window of Carassius auratus strain Wakin chromosome 14, ASM336829v1, whole genome shotgun sequence includes the following:
- the polr1d gene encoding DNA-directed RNA polymerases I and III subunit RPAC2 codes for MRSRTESESEPRMRSRTRSGNMAEPAPKHALEMVRSDGADEGCVTFVLHEEDHTLGNSLRYMIMKSQDVEFCGYSITHPSESKINFRIQTRDGMAASEPLRSGLNNLTEVCKHVLHTFEVRMQAFKDKEEPM; via the exons ATGCGCAGTAGGACGGAGTCAGAGTCAGAGCCGCGCATGCGCAGTAGGACGCGCAGCGGCAACATGGCGGAGCCCGCACCGAAACACGCGCTGGAGATG GTGCGCTCGGACGGAGCAGACGAGGGCTGTGTGACCTTTGTGCTTCATGAAGAGGATCACACGCTGGGGAACTCTCTCCGGTACATGATCATGAAGAG tCAGGACGTGGAGTTCTGTGGCTACAGCATCACACACCCGTCCGAGAGCAAGATCAACTTCCGCATTCAGACGCGAG ATGGGATGGCGGCGTCTGAACCCCTGCGCAGCGGTCTGAATAACCTGACTGAAGTCTGCAAACACGTGCTGCACACCTTCGAG GTACGGATGCAAGCGTTCAAGGATAAAGAGGAACCCATGTGA